The Synechococcus sp. MVIR-18-1 region GCGTTGGGCGAGTACCCGATTGATCCCTTACTACCAAGACTGCGGGCCAGTCTTGTTCCAGGTGCCACGGTCTTACTGCAGTCCCCGCCAGGTGCGGGTAAAACAACGCGGGTGCCCTTGGCACTTCTTGGAGAAATTGCAGGGACGGAGCCTCTTCCGGGTCGCTCCCTGATGCTTGAGCCCAGGCGACTTGCGGCAAGGGCTGCCGCAACCAGGCTCGCGCTCAGCCTGAATGAACCGATTGGCGAGCGGGTGGGCTATTCCGTGCGGCATGAGCAAAAGCGCTCCTCTCGCACGCGGATGGAAGCGATGACGGATGGCCTCTTCCTCCGTCGACTGCAAAACGATCCCGAGCTCACAGGGATTAACTGCGTGATCTTTGATGAATTCCATGAGCGCAGTCGAAACAGTGAATTAGCGCTTGCGTTGGTTCGGGAAGCGCAGGAACTGCTCAGGCCAGATCTTTGCCTGCTGCTGATGTCGGCCACGCTGGATCTCACCAACCTGCGCGCCCGATTACCTCATGCGCAAGTCCTCACGAGCGAGGGGAAGGCCTTCCCTGTTGAGACGCAACACCTCTCGCCCCGACCGAATGAACCTCTCGAGGCACGCGTTCTACGAGCGATTGAGCAGGAGATCACCCACCTGCTAATCACTGAAGAAAGTCGCAATCATCCGCCCACCGTCTTGGTTTTTTTACCTGGATTACGGGAGATCGAACGTTGCCGGCAACGTTTACTCAAGTCAGGCTTGCTGAGCCAATGGGAGGTCATCGCTCTGCATGGAAGGCAATCCCTCGCTGAGCAGGGGAGAGCCCTAAAACCTTGCAACCACAAGCACGACGGACGCGTGATTTTGGCAACGTCCATCGCTGAAAGTTCCCTCACTCTGGATGGTGTTCGCCTTGTGATCGATTGCGGACTCACGCGACACACCCAATTTGATCCTGGAACCGGAATGGAGGGACTGATCACAGTGCCAGCCAGTCAGGCCAGTGCTGATCAGCGGCGAGGCCGTGCTGGACGCCAAAACGCTGGTCGTTGCATCAGGCTCTGGTCTCCTGCCGAACAGCAACGAAGGCCAGCCCATGACATCCCTGAATTGCAGCGAGCTGACCCTCAACCCACGGTTCTTGATCTTGCACTCTGGGGTGCTGGTCTAGGCGAATCTTTGCCATGGCTGGAGCCCCCTCCGAGGGCCGCACTTCAGGAAGGCCGACGGCAATTGATTGAGCTGGGAGCACTAACTCAAGAGGGACGTCCCACGGACACCGGGCAGAAATTGGCTCGATTTGGTGCCCATCCGCGCCTGGGATTGCTTCTTCTGAAAGCGCGTGCCATGGGGAGACCACAACTAGGAGCCGATCTCGCTTCCATCCTCAATGAACGCGATCTATTAAGCCACAACAACCACGGCAGCGACCTCTGGGCTCGCATGCTCTTGCTCCGAGACCACCGGAGCTCAACACGAATTTCAGGGGATCGGGCAGCAGCCGATCGCCTCAGGACAGTCCTCGATCAGAGCCGTCGTTGGGTTCAACAACTTGGTCAATTCGAACAGGAGCAAGCGCCCCAAACCATTGAGGCCACAGACGAGCAACTCGCAGCACAGCTGATTGCAACAGCTTTTCCAGAATGGATTGCAGTGGCCCGTCCAGGACAACGCGGACAATTTCTGCTGCGCCAAGGGCGCGGTGCGGCTCTGCAGGTCAGCGATCCACTCGATGGAGCTGAGGCACTTGCGATTGCACAGCTTGACCTCGGTGACACGAGAGCCAAG contains the following coding sequences:
- the hrpB gene encoding ATP-dependent helicase HrpB, which produces MGEYPIDPLLPRLRASLVPGATVLLQSPPGAGKTTRVPLALLGEIAGTEPLPGRSLMLEPRRLAARAAATRLALSLNEPIGERVGYSVRHEQKRSSRTRMEAMTDGLFLRRLQNDPELTGINCVIFDEFHERSRNSELALALVREAQELLRPDLCLLLMSATLDLTNLRARLPHAQVLTSEGKAFPVETQHLSPRPNEPLEARVLRAIEQEITHLLITEESRNHPPTVLVFLPGLREIERCRQRLLKSGLLSQWEVIALHGRQSLAEQGRALKPCNHKHDGRVILATSIAESSLTLDGVRLVIDCGLTRHTQFDPGTGMEGLITVPASQASADQRRGRAGRQNAGRCIRLWSPAEQQRRPAHDIPELQRADPQPTVLDLALWGAGLGESLPWLEPPPRAALQEGRRQLIELGALTQEGRPTDTGQKLARFGAHPRLGLLLLKARAMGRPQLGADLASILNERDLLSHNNHGSDLWARMLLLRDHRSSTRISGDRAAADRLRTVLDQSRRWVQQLGQFEQEQAPQTIEATDEQLAAQLIATAFPEWIAVARPGQRGQFLLRQGRGAALQVSDPLDGAEALAIAQLDLGDTRAKIRLALPLTHQWVRDLADQNGDWQERVLWDELTKRIRAERVLQLGALELERQPQQHASCEQSRDVLVKQLSKDGLSALPWSQRTEQLRSRLALAHHQLGKPWPLRNLQHLVKHPDSWIGDTLMGCRGWDDVKEEQLMEALWGDLTWSNRQQLDQLLPTQIKIPSGRNAALDYQNDDIVLSVKLQEMFGCLEGPAVLNGQLLVTIELLSPAGRPLQRTRDLAGFWQGSYQQVRKEMRGRYPKHPWPEDPAHAEPTAKRKARP